In the Candidatus Eremiobacteraceae bacterium genome, one interval contains:
- the trmD gene encoding tRNA (guanosine(37)-N1)-methyltransferase TrmD, protein MKFRRERMRIDIVTLFPQLVEPLTRGSIIGRAQAKGLADIAVVDLRVYVPDGERADDAPYGGGAGMVMRLGPLVACLDDLLGDTLSVPDGTRIIVPTPAGAVFTQAMARDLSSLQRLILICGHYEGIDERLFDIVAASEVSLGDFVLTGGEIPALAIADACVRILPGAIAAESAANDSFCGDGLDWPHYTRPATFRGVSVPEILLSGDHGKIALWRADRARERTSKRRPDLRS, encoded by the coding sequence GTGAAGTTCCGGCGCGAACGCATGCGCATCGATATCGTCACACTTTTCCCGCAACTCGTCGAACCATTGACGCGCGGCAGCATCATCGGACGCGCGCAAGCCAAGGGGTTGGCCGACATCGCGGTCGTTGACCTCCGCGTGTATGTGCCCGACGGCGAGCGAGCCGACGATGCGCCGTATGGCGGCGGCGCAGGCATGGTCATGCGCTTAGGCCCGCTCGTGGCATGTCTTGATGATCTTCTGGGCGATACTTTGTCAGTGCCGGACGGCACGCGCATCATCGTGCCGACTCCCGCCGGCGCCGTCTTCACGCAAGCGATGGCCCGCGATCTCTCTAGCCTGCAACGACTGATCCTCATCTGCGGTCACTACGAAGGCATTGACGAACGTCTATTCGACATCGTCGCTGCTTCGGAAGTGTCGCTCGGCGATTTCGTGCTGACAGGCGGCGAGATTCCTGCGCTCGCGATAGCGGATGCCTGCGTTCGCATCCTTCCTGGGGCGATAGCGGCCGAAAGCGCGGCAAACGACTCCTTCTGTGGTGACGGCCTCGATTGGCCCCACTACACGCGGCCTGCCACTTTCCGCGGCGTTAGTGTCCCGGAAATATTGTTGTCGGGGGATCATGGCAAGATCGCGTTGTGGCGTGCGGATCGCGCGCGCGAACGGACTTCAAAGCGCCGTCCGGACCTTCGGTCTTGA
- a CDS encoding tetratricopeptide repeat protein, giving the protein MTLRSPFAEGLRAQERGRFDEAIAFFTEAALDPRHAASALSKRGVCKVRIADLAGARADFEAALVRDPRCAPALTNLGNMAQEEGRFDSALERYQAAIAADANYAPAHHNLGVLYRKLGRVEESVRELRAAGMLEYRPRAIIERLRSAFRRD; this is encoded by the coding sequence ATGACGTTGCGCTCACCCTTTGCTGAAGGGTTGCGCGCACAAGAGCGCGGCCGATTCGATGAGGCGATTGCGTTCTTCACCGAGGCGGCGCTCGATCCGCGCCATGCGGCGAGCGCGCTTTCGAAACGCGGCGTCTGCAAAGTGCGGATCGCGGACCTCGCCGGCGCGCGCGCCGATTTCGAGGCGGCGCTGGTTCGCGATCCGCGATGTGCCCCCGCGCTCACGAACCTCGGCAACATGGCGCAGGAAGAAGGCCGGTTCGACTCCGCGCTCGAGCGCTATCAAGCGGCGATCGCGGCCGACGCGAACTACGCGCCCGCGCATCACAACCTCGGCGTTCTCTATCGAAAGCTCGGGCGGGTCGAGGAGAGCGTGCGCGAACTGCGCGCGGCAGGCATGCTTGAATACCGTCCGCGTGCCATCATCGAGCGGCTGCGTTCGGCGTTCCGCCGCGACTAG
- a CDS encoding twin-arginine translocase TatA/TatE family subunit, producing MEGSPLTAMLLWLGPTDMATIFVVALLLFGPEQLPKVARQVGEVMRHMQNTTQSFMLEMDRAAREHDVTPAAVAPPPDDPVTDVPSADAPDDKSPEAP from the coding sequence ATGGAAGGGAGCCCTCTCACCGCGATGCTCCTGTGGCTAGGCCCAACCGACATGGCGACGATTTTTGTGGTCGCTCTGCTGCTTTTCGGGCCCGAACAATTGCCCAAGGTGGCTCGCCAAGTCGGCGAGGTCATGCGTCACATGCAGAACACGACGCAATCGTTCATGCTGGAGATGGATCGAGCCGCGCGCGAGCACGATGTCACACCGGCAGCTGTTGCGCCGCCCCCTGACGACCCGGTCACCGATGTACCGAGCGCCGACGCGCCGGACGACAAATCACCCGAAGCGCCATAA
- a CDS encoding lytic transglycosylase domain-containing protein codes for MRRLIFSCAIAALAYASAAGTSRAATTSSLPTDAMGAYVDAIRYFNPGIAESEAERIVTAIMREAPTQGVDPRLVVAVVATESSFDRTARSSSGAMGLGQLMPGTAADDGVSNADDVDQNIRGTVLTLGGDLRHYARFDQQRQYLYAIAAYNAGSGAVDEYGGIPPYDETVHYVMKVIVLWRRLSGMSAT; via the coding sequence ATGCGACGCCTCATATTTTCCTGCGCGATTGCAGCGCTCGCATATGCGAGCGCTGCCGGCACGTCGCGCGCCGCCACAACGTCATCCTTACCGACCGATGCGATGGGAGCTTACGTCGACGCGATCCGCTACTTCAATCCCGGCATTGCGGAATCCGAAGCCGAGCGCATCGTTACCGCCATCATGCGCGAAGCGCCGACACAAGGCGTCGATCCGCGCCTCGTAGTGGCCGTGGTGGCGACCGAGAGTTCGTTCGATCGGACCGCGCGCAGCTCGTCGGGTGCGATGGGCCTTGGCCAACTCATGCCCGGCACCGCTGCAGACGATGGAGTCTCGAACGCCGACGATGTCGATCAGAACATCCGCGGCACCGTGCTGACTCTTGGCGGCGATCTTCGCCATTACGCGCGATTCGACCAACAGCGGCAATATCTTTACGCGATCGCGGCCTACAACGCCGGCAGCGGCGCCGTCGACGAGTACGGCGGCATCCCGCCGTATGACGAAACTGTCCACTACGTCATGAAGGTGATCGTACTCTGGCGGCGGCTTTCGGGCATGTCCGCCACCTGA
- a CDS encoding ribosomal-processing cysteine protease Prp, whose translation MKRSRSAKAPLQVRFNRSRGAIVRITVTGHAGFARAGKDIVCAAVSALVQTAANGVSAFCGAVAVVHDDPRGDYRLDIHGGGVRAQAVLESTIAGLRAIARSYRGYLTVRGAGK comes from the coding sequence TTGAAAAGATCTCGTTCGGCTAAGGCTCCTCTCCAGGTCCGCTTCAATCGATCGCGCGGGGCAATCGTCCGCATCACCGTGACCGGCCACGCGGGTTTCGCGCGGGCAGGCAAGGATATCGTGTGTGCCGCGGTCAGCGCGCTCGTGCAGACGGCGGCGAACGGCGTCTCCGCTTTTTGCGGCGCGGTTGCCGTGGTGCACGATGACCCCCGCGGCGACTACCGCTTAGATATTCACGGCGGCGGCGTGAGAGCGCAAGCCGTCCTAGAATCCACAATCGCCGGCCTCCGCGCAATCGCTCGAAGCTATCGTGGGTACCTGACCGTAAGAGGCGCGGGAAAATAG
- the rplU gene encoding 50S ribosomal protein L21, which produces MYAVIEANGRHLKVKEGEILRLDRVAGETDAEIVFDRVLLAHDGKDLIVGSPLVERATVSAKIVRQSLAPKVMAFRYKPKKRVRTRHGHRQPITELRIEKISFG; this is translated from the coding sequence ATGTACGCCGTCATCGAAGCAAATGGACGACATCTCAAGGTAAAGGAAGGCGAGATACTGCGCCTCGACCGCGTCGCGGGCGAAACCGACGCCGAGATCGTCTTTGACCGCGTGCTGCTCGCCCACGACGGCAAAGACCTCATCGTCGGATCGCCGCTCGTCGAGCGGGCCACTGTCAGCGCCAAAATCGTGCGCCAGTCGCTCGCCCCGAAAGTCATGGCCTTCCGCTACAAGCCGAAGAAGCGCGTGCGCACCCGGCACGGGCATCGTCAGCCGATCACCGAACTTCGTATTGAAAAGATCTCGTTCGGCTAA
- the speD gene encoding adenosylmethionine decarboxylase gives MGAEWLKALGTHILVELSECDPRVLSDVEKVTNILVQAAKEANAEVLQTAFHRFNPQGVSGVVVIAESHLSIHTWPEYGYAAMDIYTCGDHTDPWKACRFAAEAFQAKQMLTTEVRRGMTDDAGVFSHTVGKKSTGTEPIAKNRKLSVVR, from the coding sequence ATGGGGGCTGAATGGTTGAAAGCACTCGGAACGCACATCCTCGTCGAATTGTCTGAATGCGACCCTCGGGTACTCAGCGACGTCGAAAAAGTCACGAACATCCTTGTGCAAGCCGCCAAGGAAGCAAACGCGGAAGTCCTACAGACAGCATTTCATCGGTTCAATCCGCAAGGCGTCAGCGGTGTCGTAGTCATCGCTGAGTCGCATCTTTCCATACACACGTGGCCCGAGTACGGTTACGCGGCGATGGACATCTACACGTGCGGTGACCACACGGATCCTTGGAAAGCATGCCGATTTGCTGCTGAAGCGTTTCAAGCCAAGCAGATGCTGACCACAGAAGTGCGCCGCGGCATGACGGACGACGCCGGCGTGTTCAGCCACACCGTCGGCAAGAAGTCGACAGGGACCGAGCCGATTGCCAAAAACCGAAAACTTTCAGTGGTACGTTGA
- a CDS encoding methyltransferase domain-containing protein, producing MPKTENFQWYVEQVADGELHSHALTRTLAQGKSEYQTYAIVESPLFGKMLVLDGDTQSASLDEHIYHESLVHPACAQAGKPASALVLGGGEGATVRELLRVPSMQRVVMVDIDGEVVAACRTHMPEWGAGAFEDPRVTLIVGDAKAYVEGSREKFDVIISDLTEPLADSPSYGLHTAGFYGRTRGLLSAGGAYAIQTSMAGPHNFQLHAQMISTLRAAWPAVAPYTAYIPAFDTEWGFALCADSLDARSPAAISRADEHARACGGLRHYDGQSHAGAFNVPRYLRDAYARESRVFK from the coding sequence TTGCCAAAAACCGAAAACTTTCAGTGGTACGTTGAGCAGGTCGCTGACGGCGAGCTTCACAGCCACGCACTGACGCGGACCCTCGCGCAAGGCAAATCCGAATACCAGACCTACGCGATCGTCGAAAGCCCTTTATTCGGGAAGATGCTCGTCCTTGACGGCGATACGCAAAGCGCGTCGCTCGACGAGCATATCTATCACGAGTCGCTCGTACATCCAGCCTGTGCGCAGGCCGGCAAACCGGCCAGCGCGCTCGTGCTCGGCGGCGGAGAAGGCGCAACGGTGCGCGAGCTCCTGCGCGTGCCGAGCATGCAGCGCGTGGTGATGGTGGATATCGACGGTGAAGTGGTCGCGGCGTGCCGCACGCATATGCCGGAGTGGGGCGCAGGCGCGTTCGAGGATCCGCGCGTCACGCTGATCGTGGGCGACGCGAAAGCGTATGTCGAAGGATCGCGTGAGAAGTTCGACGTGATCATCAGCGACCTGACCGAACCGCTTGCCGATTCACCGTCCTATGGTTTGCACACCGCGGGCTTCTACGGGCGAACGCGAGGGCTGCTGTCCGCCGGCGGCGCGTATGCGATTCAGACGTCGATGGCGGGTCCGCACAACTTCCAGCTGCACGCGCAGATGATCTCAACGCTCCGGGCGGCGTGGCCTGCGGTCGCGCCGTATACGGCGTACATACCGGCGTTCGATACCGAATGGGGCTTTGCGCTGTGCGCGGATTCGCTCGATGCCCGCAGCCCGGCTGCGATATCGCGTGCCGATGAGCACGCGCGCGCGTGCGGCGGCTTGCGCCACTATGATGGGCAGAGCCACGCGGGGGCGTTCAACGTGCCGCGCTATCTGCGCGACGCCTACGCGCGCGAATCACGCGTCTTCAAATAA
- a CDS encoding response regulator transcription factor, translated as MGAIIRIPAFNDENGLRPSLMDVGVEFGIFGNANVGNALRVAVIVPQGVFRSSLSAALEQYADIEPFGMSAVPEEGFNSTVDVVVLDLDFQPENHRELMRRLMTSAPEARVCVLAFRSLPATVRQCLSLGASGFMLKDCTLEELHRAVRAVSRGQVFIDPKIAGLLLRSPTAGPAAKAPDLSSRETDVIRLIALGLTNKQIAEKLDLSEKTIKNHISHIFRKLKITARTQAAIHAISNNLVR; from the coding sequence GTGGGGGCGATCATCCGAATACCGGCGTTCAACGACGAGAACGGCCTCCGACCGAGCTTGATGGATGTCGGCGTGGAGTTCGGCATCTTTGGAAACGCGAATGTGGGAAACGCGCTGAGGGTCGCGGTCATCGTGCCACAAGGGGTGTTCCGGTCGTCGCTTTCAGCGGCGCTCGAGCAATACGCCGACATAGAACCGTTTGGCATGTCCGCGGTACCAGAGGAAGGGTTCAACTCGACGGTCGATGTCGTCGTGTTGGATCTTGACTTCCAACCCGAGAATCATCGCGAGCTCATGCGCCGGCTGATGACGAGCGCGCCCGAAGCGCGAGTATGCGTGCTGGCCTTCCGATCACTCCCGGCCACGGTTCGCCAATGCTTGAGCCTCGGCGCCAGCGGATTCATGCTCAAGGACTGCACGCTCGAAGAACTGCATCGCGCGGTTCGCGCCGTTTCGCGCGGACAGGTCTTCATCGATCCAAAGATCGCCGGCCTCTTGCTCCGGTCGCCCACGGCCGGACCGGCGGCCAAGGCACCGGACCTCTCGAGCCGCGAGACGGACGTCATCCGTTTGATCGCGCTCGGCCTGACGAACAAACAGATCGCCGAAAAGCTCGATCTCAGCGAGAAGACGATCAAGAATCACATCTCGCACATCTTCCGCAAGCTCAAAATCACGGCCCGCACGCAAGCTGCGATCCACGCGATCTCGAACAACCTCGTCCGCTAG
- a CDS encoding response regulator transcription factor, which produces MDRVRIAVIEQQALFRKSLCQLLAKDERFSIVTECIEQCELPRIAAAKPDIVLLDVDFHKGDPVDAIRSLREAHPGVRICLLSMHAQQDLLSRSLIFGVEGYVIKDINPSDLTRALLMIHGGDVYVDPRLAGNMLRRLSTKRYRNDPTELSERETDVIRLIALGLSNKQISEKLFLSEKTVKNHISRIFSKLNVTARTQAAIHAIKSGIV; this is translated from the coding sequence ATGGATCGAGTTCGGATAGCCGTTATTGAGCAGCAGGCGCTGTTCCGCAAATCGCTTTGTCAGTTGCTCGCCAAAGACGAACGTTTCAGCATCGTGACTGAATGCATCGAGCAGTGCGAACTCCCGCGCATCGCCGCGGCGAAACCCGACATCGTACTCCTCGACGTCGACTTCCATAAAGGCGATCCGGTAGACGCGATTCGCTCGCTTCGCGAAGCCCATCCCGGCGTTCGCATCTGCCTGCTGTCAATGCACGCACAGCAAGACCTTCTCTCGCGTAGCTTGATATTCGGTGTGGAAGGCTATGTCATCAAGGACATCAACCCATCGGATCTCACACGCGCGCTGCTCATGATCCACGGCGGCGACGTCTACGTCGATCCGCGTCTCGCCGGGAATATGCTGCGCCGCTTGAGCACGAAACGATATCGCAACGATCCTACCGAGCTCTCCGAACGCGAGACCGATGTCATCCGCCTCATCGCGCTCGGGCTCTCAAACAAGCAGATCTCCGAGAAATTGTTCTTGAGCGAGAAGACGGTGAAGAACCACATCAGCCGCATCTTCAGCAAGCTCAACGTCACGGCGCGCACGCAAGCCGCTATCCACGCGATCAAGAGCGGAATCGTCTAA
- a CDS encoding helix-turn-helix transcriptional regulator, with the protein MPDRRVPKPPDAKTDPSLPLGAARSRQMPAIVLLDSGDAVVLANDRAIRLLRDMAARDGRSEADPPLPPVLKALLPELRARVRDRLDTSTVALLTVDLCVRACHVDGGSGRHLLLVFERVERKDAVQHNLDRYALTRREREVVMLLLHGHPNRRIADQLFLTEYTVEDHMKRIFTKLGVRSRTALASKILGWREG; encoded by the coding sequence ATGCCCGATCGACGCGTACCCAAGCCTCCTGACGCCAAAACGGATCCATCGCTGCCGCTGGGCGCCGCGCGAAGCCGGCAAATGCCCGCGATCGTGCTCTTGGATTCCGGCGACGCCGTGGTACTCGCCAACGATCGCGCGATCCGCCTGCTCCGCGACATGGCAGCCCGCGACGGCCGGTCCGAGGCGGATCCGCCGCTTCCACCGGTGCTCAAGGCGCTCTTGCCCGAATTGCGAGCGCGCGTCCGCGACCGCCTCGACACCTCGACCGTGGCCCTCCTCACCGTCGACCTCTGCGTGCGCGCATGCCACGTTGACGGCGGCTCGGGCCGCCATCTGCTGCTCGTGTTCGAGCGCGTCGAGCGCAAGGATGCCGTGCAGCACAATCTCGACCGCTATGCGCTGACGCGCCGCGAGCGCGAAGTCGTGATGCTCTTGCTGCACGGGCATCCCAATCGGCGCATCGCCGATCAATTGTTCCTGACCGAGTACACGGTCGAAGACCACATGAAGCGCATCTTCACGAAGCTGGGCGTCAGATCGCGCACCGCGCTTGCGTCGAAAATCCTCGGCTGGCGCGAGGGCTGA
- the gcvT gene encoding glycine cleavage system aminomethyltransferase GcvT, producing the protein MTVEIGAARTPLYDVHVALGAKMSPFGGFLMPISYSSIIDEHRAVRAAVGMFDLSHMGQFVVRGEAAPEWLDGLACNEVASMRPLQARYNIFTNDIGGALDDTIIYRFAEYWLVVVNASNAPKMWRELNGAKRAGVTLDDRTARSALIALQGPRSLEYLQPLTDVDLSGVKYYYAATGNVAGMPAEIARTGYTGEDGFELFVAAEHAKALWERLMQDASRVGLLPAGLGARDVLRLEAGMPLYGHELEEDITPLQAGLDWAVKLDKRFRGREALAAQAQTKSYDRIAGLVMDGKAPARAGYPVFAGEQRIGDVRSGSPSPSMGGKNIATVLVPAQHAAPGTRLDVEIRGTRHGGAVVPLPFYKRKK; encoded by the coding sequence GTGACCGTAGAAATCGGAGCGGCGAGAACGCCGCTGTATGACGTCCACGTGGCCTTGGGCGCGAAAATGTCCCCGTTCGGGGGCTTTCTTATGCCCATCTCCTACTCGAGCATCATCGACGAACATCGCGCGGTGCGCGCGGCGGTGGGCATGTTCGACCTGTCGCATATGGGCCAGTTCGTCGTGCGTGGCGAGGCGGCGCCTGAGTGGCTGGACGGGCTTGCGTGCAACGAGGTAGCGAGCATGCGCCCGCTGCAAGCGCGTTACAACATCTTCACGAACGACATCGGCGGGGCGCTGGACGACACCATCATCTATCGCTTCGCCGAATACTGGCTCGTCGTCGTCAACGCTTCGAACGCACCAAAGATGTGGCGCGAGCTCAACGGCGCGAAGCGCGCCGGCGTCACGCTCGACGACCGCACCGCGCGCTCGGCCCTCATCGCCCTCCAAGGTCCGCGGTCGCTCGAGTATCTGCAGCCGCTCACAGATGTGGATCTCTCGGGCGTGAAATACTACTACGCTGCAACGGGCAACGTCGCCGGAATGCCGGCAGAGATCGCCCGGACCGGCTACACGGGCGAGGATGGCTTTGAACTTTTCGTCGCTGCCGAACACGCGAAGGCTCTCTGGGAGCGGCTGATGCAAGACGCCTCTCGCGTAGGCCTCTTGCCCGCCGGGCTCGGCGCGCGCGACGTGCTCCGGCTCGAAGCCGGCATGCCGCTCTACGGCCACGAACTCGAGGAAGACATCACGCCGCTGCAAGCCGGTCTCGACTGGGCGGTCAAACTCGATAAGAGATTCCGGGGCCGCGAAGCGCTCGCCGCGCAGGCGCAGACCAAGTCGTACGATCGCATTGCGGGCCTCGTGATGGACGGCAAAGCGCCGGCGCGCGCCGGCTACCCCGTCTTCGCAGGCGAGCAGCGCATCGGCGACGTGCGAAGCGGATCGCCGAGCCCAAGTATGGGCGGCAAGAACATCGCGACGGTTCTCGTGCCGGCGCAGCACGCGGCGCCCGGCACGCGCCTGGACGTGGAGATCCGCGGAACGCGCCACGGCGGCGCGGTCGTGCCGTTGCCCTTCTACAAACGAAAGAAATAA
- the gcvH gene encoding glycine cleavage system protein GcvH, whose amino-acid sequence MPEPSDRQYTKEHEWVRIEGATATIGISQHAQSALGDIVYVELPKPGAVLVKGKPIGVVESVKAVSDIYAPISGTVTAVNGAVEDDPAKVNADPYGDGWLAKITVADAAEAATLLDSKAYDELLKAEGH is encoded by the coding sequence GTGCCCGAACCGAGCGATCGACAGTACACCAAAGAACACGAATGGGTGCGAATCGAAGGCGCGACTGCGACCATCGGCATCTCGCAGCACGCGCAATCCGCGCTCGGCGATATCGTCTATGTCGAGCTGCCGAAACCCGGCGCCGTCCTGGTGAAGGGCAAGCCGATCGGCGTCGTCGAGTCCGTCAAAGCTGTGTCCGATATCTATGCGCCGATATCCGGTACCGTCACCGCCGTCAACGGTGCGGTGGAAGACGACCCCGCGAAAGTGAACGCCGACCCGTACGGCGACGGCTGGCTCGCGAAGATCACGGTCGCAGACGCCGCAGAAGCCGCGACGCTGCTCGACTCAAAAGCATACGACGAACTCCTAAAAGCGGAAGGCCACTAG
- the gcvPA gene encoding aminomethyl-transferring glycine dehydrogenase subunit GcvPA, producing the protein MHAPHTERDIKAMLAVIGAPSLAELSAPPAGLEIKGDLHIAPALPESLAYAHLRDLAALDRTDHACFIGAGAYRHYQPPAVPYLATRSEFITAYTPYQAEASQGSLQAIFEWQTYICLLTGLDVSNASLYDGSTALVEGVIMASQATGRRKVAVSKGVHPGYRAVLRTYADGMDFDIDELPLAADGSTDLAGVAADVGAVIVQSPNFLGCIEDVAAASSAAKNIGALAVQVIVEATSLGALKTPAESGVAIAVGEAQSFGLPVGYGGPFVGFVACTKEHVRRLPGRLVGETHDVDGRRAYVLTLQGREQHIRRELASSNICTNQALCALFATIYLATVGAHGLRAIAAANLQRARQLRSVLLQLPNVSAPYDAPFFNEFVVRLPIAGAEAVRMLREQGIVTLALSDLESGHDNDLLVCATEITTDAEIDRFALALKKGLARAVAAV; encoded by the coding sequence ATGCATGCGCCGCACACCGAACGCGACATCAAGGCGATGCTCGCAGTCATCGGGGCACCGTCGCTCGCCGAGCTGTCGGCGCCGCCGGCCGGCCTCGAGATCAAAGGCGATCTGCACATCGCTCCGGCGCTGCCTGAGTCGCTTGCGTATGCGCATCTTCGCGATCTCGCCGCGCTCGATCGCACCGACCACGCATGCTTCATCGGCGCCGGCGCGTACCGGCACTATCAGCCGCCCGCGGTTCCGTATCTCGCCACGCGATCGGAGTTCATCACCGCGTACACGCCCTATCAAGCCGAAGCCAGCCAAGGCAGCCTTCAGGCGATCTTCGAGTGGCAGACCTACATCTGTCTTCTGACCGGACTCGACGTGAGCAACGCGTCGCTCTACGACGGTTCGACTGCGCTCGTCGAAGGTGTCATCATGGCCTCGCAGGCCACCGGGCGGCGCAAGGTCGCGGTGAGTAAGGGCGTTCACCCGGGATACCGCGCGGTGCTGCGGACGTACGCCGACGGCATGGATTTCGATATCGACGAGTTGCCGCTCGCGGCAGACGGCAGCACCGATCTCGCCGGCGTCGCGGCAGACGTCGGCGCGGTGATCGTGCAGAGTCCGAACTTTCTCGGCTGCATCGAAGACGTGGCTGCAGCGTCGAGCGCAGCGAAAAACATCGGCGCGCTTGCCGTGCAAGTCATCGTTGAAGCCACATCGCTGGGAGCGCTCAAGACACCGGCCGAATCCGGGGTTGCGATCGCGGTCGGTGAAGCGCAGTCGTTCGGTCTGCCGGTGGGATATGGCGGACCCTTTGTCGGTTTCGTCGCGTGCACGAAGGAGCACGTGCGGCGCCTGCCGGGAAGGCTCGTGGGCGAGACGCACGACGTCGACGGCCGCCGCGCATACGTCTTGACGCTGCAAGGACGAGAACAGCATATCCGGCGCGAGCTCGCGTCGTCGAACATCTGCACCAATCAGGCGCTCTGCGCGCTCTTCGCAACCATCTATCTCGCGACTGTCGGAGCACACGGCTTGCGCGCGATCGCCGCCGCGAATCTGCAGCGCGCCCGGCAATTGCGCTCGGTTCTGCTGCAGCTTCCCAACGTCAGCGCGCCGTACGACGCGCCGTTCTTCAACGAATTCGTGGTGCGCTTGCCGATCGCCGGCGCCGAAGCGGTTCGGATGCTGCGCGAGCAAGGCATCGTCACGCTCGCGCTCTCCGATCTCGAATCCGGACACGACAACGATCTGCTCGTCTGCGCCACGGAGATCACGACAGACGCGGAGATTGATCGCTTCGCGCTCGCACTCAAGAAAGGACTGGCCCGTGCCGTCGCTGCTGTTTGA